AACCCAGCTGGCAGACTTCCACTTTTGCCCGTGAGGCATTCAGCTTAAGGTGGGCACAGCTAAGAAAGACCATGTGAATGGGGGAGTGAACAATAACGGGCCTGGCAAAGAGAAATCTTGACTTGAAGTAAGAGAAAAGACCCCCGGATAGATGGGGGACGGAGTTTATAATCCATGCCACCTTAAGGACAAAGAGGGACACAGAAGTAGTTACTGGGTGAGGCTGCCAGTGGGACCAGCTGGATCTAGAAATTTACCTGGGAAGACGTCAAAGGAAACTCCTCTCTGTTCCATCCCTGACCTTCTGCACGCCCAGTCCAgtcacacacagacatgcacgcAGCCTCCCCTGGCTCCCTGAGCCCACAGATATGGCCCCACACAGGCTCGCACTTACCTGTGTGGCAGTTGTGCAGCCAGACCCGGTGCCCGTCATACTTGCAGCGGCACCGCATCATGTTGTTAGAGAAATCAGACTCTGCCACCTCGTATTTGGGGTTCACAACCACCTGGAGTGAGAGGGGGACAGTTGAAAGCAGGTGATGTGGCTTCTGAAGTTGGCAGTGGCTGGAATAATCGTTTATATTTCCTGTCATCTCACAAAGGGTATTTCTGTTCTTCACTTCATTCGTCCTTACAGTCACCCAGAAGGCCAGCACTCTTGTTCCTATTTGACATTGTCCATTAAATCAAGACTCAAACCTAGGATCCTCTGGATCCTCATTCAGTGTTCTTTCCCCATAGCAGAGCTCCTTCAAGTGCCAGGCCTGTCGGAGGCCCTATTTGTGAGACTCTCTTCCTTCATTTGACCTCAGGAAACTTCTGGAATATGTGCAGGAAATGGAGTTCCTGTGGGGAATCCCCAAACCCCCTTACCTGGAAGATATAATTCCCAGGGCCCACATCTGTGATGTCCACCCACTGGCAATCAATGTCATGCCGGTAGGTGTCCCAGCAGCCGACAGTCACTCCCTGCTCCCCAAAGTTGGCACACGCATAGCGCTTCTGTAGTCCTGTGAGGAATGGCGCTGATGGTTAGTGAGGCAGTGATAGGTGCTCAGGACCAAGCATTCTGCTCAAGTTACTGTTTAATCCTCACGCCATTCGTACCATTCAAGTGCAATCAGATTAGGGACCTGCGATTCCGTTACATAACTTGCATGACTATCAGAGCCAGATTTCCTACTAACCATGAACCCAGCTCTAGCAAACCTCCATCTATGGCAGATTATTTCCTTGGATGCTCTAGTGGAAATTCCTGTTGGCTGTTGGCCTAGGAAATACAGTTGGAAGGTTCCAGCCCTACATGCTAAGGATACATCGTCCAACCCTTTGAAGAGCCAGTGTTTGCCATGCTGTCCTTAAGGGCTGGGAACTGTGGGTATGCAAGTAGGAATCTGACGATCTGTGCCCTCAAAGAACTTAGCCCAAGTGAAATAGCCCTGCAACTACTATCCAAAATAGTGTTAAGTATTTAGAAGCGGTACAAAGTGTGTTGGGAATGCAGAGGCAGTGGACCTTCCACCTAAGATGTCAGAAGGTAAGAAACCGATCTTTCTGAATTGCCTGGAGTGCTGACTGTTGCCAGGCCAGAGTCTCCAGGTGTCTGAGGTGGCTTCATCTGAGGGCAGAAGGAGCCTCACCCTGAAGGGGCTGAGGAGTAGAACACAAGGAGGAGATGCTGACAGGAAACCATATACCTGTGGGGCAATTTGTGTCCTCCAGGCAGAAGCTGGCCTTGTGCCCCTCAGCCACCTTGGAGCCATTGAGAGTGAGTAGGTCATAGTGGGTGAAGACCTCAATGCTGTGGTAGTGCCTGCGGAAGGGAAAGAGCTGTGAGCTTGAGAACAAGAGGAGAGGGTCCTCTCTGGAGGAGCTGGCAGGTCAGTGCCCTTCTCCCTTTCCAACCCAAGATTAGTGGGACCCAGGGTCTACTTTCCCGTCATCCCCACCAGGCAGCAAGGCACAGCTGCCCCCACTCTCTAGGGCGTTAACCCAGGTGAGGGGGGTAAGTGCTGCCCTGGTAGCCTCCGGGAGGCTGGTGCCTGGCTACCAGGCCTGATCGGAGGCGGCAGGAAGGGACACTTGGAGGGACCAGCCTAGGAGCCCAGCCGCTGAGGAGCGGGGCTCACTCTCCTCCCTGTGAGCCTGGGACCAAATTGCTACCATTGTTTCCAATCCAGTTCTAATGACCACTGTGTTCATGCTGCAGGGAAAGGTGCTCATTATCTCAGCAAGGCCAAGTCCCAAAGTCGCTGCCCCTTCCACTCAGCTTTCCCCACCCTGCTGTGTCCTGAACaagaaaataccatttttccATTCTGCCTTTGTTACAGGCATCGTCTGTCCTGTGTGGGCTGGAGACTCCTGACAGGAAAGAATGCCCATTGTCTCCTTTTAGTACAGTGTTCACACTTTTCTTTGGGGGCCTTGCTCTGCTGTGGCAGAAaccagcaaactttttctgcagaGCTAGCATCCTGGATGGGATGTCTATTTTGGGTCTCCAGGTTTCTAGGAGTCCCCACCTTAATGTGGTTTTCAAAGACAAGGCCCAAAGTCCAATGTAGAGAAATTATCCAATATTCCAACAGAGACCAGCTCAGCCGGCAATGACTGCTCCCCTGGCCGTTCCTGGGGAAACGCACCCTCTGAGCGCCATCAACTGGGGTACATCCAGGACAGGCAAGGGAGTGACCGGCTGGCAGGGCCGGTCGATGCTCCTGGGGCTCCCTAGTGGCTCCTGGAGGCAAAGCCAGTAAGGTGTCTAGGAAGGAAGGCTCTTAACCCAGAGCGCACACCCCTCCGGGAAAGTGAGTGGGGTCAGGGAAAGACCAGACTGGTTTGGTTCCTGGACTCTGCTTTTTGTCCCTCCAGAGCCAAGGCAGGAGCAGGCGCTAACCTGTGGCACTGGTGCCAAATCCAGCTGTGGCGGCCTGTCTTGGGACGGAAGTCAGCCCGGCCCAGGTTGTAGATCTGTGAGGAGAAGCGCAAGAGGCGCCGGTGCCCGTAGGGCCAGTCCATGAGGTCGGCAGACTGGGACAGGCAGTTCTCTTCGTGGGCACAGTACAGCTGGCTGAGCGGGCGGTCCTCCAAGTAAGCCGTCTCCTGCACCAGCTGGGCATTCATCACAAGGTCCGGAGCACCTGGGGCCACAGGAGGCACAACGCCGTGCAAAAGGTAGGAAGGCGGCCAGTTTGCTcttgggcagagggagacaggcatGCCCCCCAACCAAGCTCTTGGAGGAGCTACCAGAAAAGTGGAGCTCTACCCAGAAGAGTAGGGAGGTTTAGGAGTTAAGACTGGGGAGTTCTAGCAATAGAGGAACGATCTATTGCCTTGGCCTGGGAAGCAGGTACAGTGTCACTGTTAAGCATGATGGctttggagccaggctgcctgggttcaaatcctgcttaATTTCTGACTGCACCATTAAGTAGCTCTGTGACTTGCTTCACCTTTTGTCTCTCATCTTCCTCATCCATGAGAGAGGGATGATAATAACGCCAATCGTGCCAGTACCTGGAACGTGCTTAGGTCATTGTCGGGTAAGCACGCAGTGGATGTAAGCTAGTCTTTCTTTTGTCGGGTGCTTCTCAGCTCCCGGGGGCCTTTGTGTAGCCTGGCTCACAGTCCCTCCTCAGCCCCGCTGCCTCCAGCTTGGTGTCCTCAGCTCAGTCActccctctgggtctcagttcctTCAAGGAACTggcagggagggtcagaaaggTTCATCTCTGGGCCTGCTCCTGAGCTCTGCCATTCTGGTCCATTCCGCTGAAGTTCTAGGCCTGTGCCTCCTCCAGAGCGCCTGTTCTAACAGGATTGCTATCCTGGGTATTCATACCAGGCCGTCCCGTGCTCTCTCCTCGGAGGCATCGTGGACATTTCTGGTGCTTCTCTGTGCATAAAAGTCCCCATTGCTGGAAAGGCTGCTCAGTGCCTCTCCTGTTCCCTTCCTGTCACAGGGGCTCTtacccaccccaacccccacccttgGAAAACACATGTTCCCTGTACAGAAATGTGGAGAGCTGCAACTTTTACCATGTAACATCAAGAGAGAAAAGTTGCCCATTCTCAATGCTTGCTCTTGGAAAAGCTGGGTTACAGTTTAGATTTTTGGTAGAGGCATCCCCTGGCGGAGCCTAGGTGCTGAGGCTGGTGAGACGGGGCTGCTGGTTTAtttcattgggggggggggggttggggacgGAGGGTGACAGCAGGAACTGGCTGGGTTGCCAGATGATGCCTGTACTGTCACTAAATGCTCCTGAAATTCCTGTGGTGTGTTTTGGAGAAAGCCAGGGGGCTTGTGCtcctgagggaaagaaagagagcttTCAGAGAGACCGAGAAGGAGAGAGggtaaagggaaaaaaggagtGAGAAAAACCacggaggagagagagggatggtCCCACAGGCAGCAGGTCGCCTGTCTGTGCTCAGCTGTTGTGAAGTGTCCAAAGCATTCACCAGGCAGTAGACCAGGGAGGGGGTGCAGGATTCCCAGGATGGGGAGACACTGGGGAGCAGGCCCCCAACGTGCTGTGAGCCTTAGTGCCGGGATGGCCCACTCTGGTGCCACATGATTGCAGGCGAGGGTGCACTGGACAGAGAGGAAGCCCCAGGGCTCACTGACAAAGGTCAAGGCTGTCTTGGCATGCAAGCTTGGCCGGGAAGAAAGTCAAGTAGTTGCACGTATTGGTGCCAGCTTGAGCCTTTGGACTGGCCACAGTTATCTTGGCATCGGCCTCGTTGGCAGATGTCAAACAGACGCTGCCGCCCCGAGAATCTGTGTGTGGGGGGCGGACCGATGCCTCAGAACGGGCTTGGGCCTGTTGGGCCAACCCCACAGCTCCGGGGGAGGACACACAGCAGGGCCTTAGGCCGTGCACGCTCCTCACAGTTGCATTCCCCGTACAACAGCTTTCAGACTCTTCTTACTACAAGCTGCACTACGAAATACATTTTATGCCGTGGCCCAGCGCACACGTACATAATCCCAGGATGACTGCCCTTACTAAGTGTGACACATTCTCTCGTTTTCtatcctgtttcattttttttttaacggtcaCGACAGGAAAATTGAAAATCACTGTTGGGTATCCTGGGGTTTTCTCATATTCTCtgttttaatcctcacaataactccacgagctgggcagggcagggctggatcCTCACGTGACAGGGGACTTGGCCACACACAGCCGGTAATGGCAGAGCCGGTGCTCCAAGTCCAGccctcctaccccccaccctTCCAGGGTTGGGACTGGGACCAGCTCTCGGGCCCTCCCGGAGAATGGGAGGTGCGGGCTCACCAAATTGTCCCACCGGCGCCGTGGACGTTACTCACTGTCTGTGCAGGAAACTCCGGCCGAAAAGCGCCCTGCGCCGTGGGAGCAGTGCACCGGCCCGTGCCGCGAGCACTGCTGCAGGGCAAGCTCTGTGCCTGAGCAGCGCACGCCGCTCATCACCACCTCTCCGGCCCCCGGCGTCCCCTGCCAGTACCAGGTGTCCTGAGAAAACAGCCAGCAGCCCCTGGTTCAGGCCGAGGGGTGCTTTGGAAGCCTCTCCTCTGATGCTCGTGCTCTAGAGCCCTGTCGGACCACCCCTGCCCAGCTGTGTCCGGCCTCGGCTCAGAAGTCTTCAGGGATGGGACGCTCCCTGCTACTGTGCGCCCCTCCGAGAGCAGAAGTTTCTTCCGTTGCACTGAGGCAGGAAGATTCTTCCGCCACTGGCCTTGCCCCCACCCTGTTCCACACGGCTGCCCTTAGCTATTGGAGAGGGgggccctgtcccctgtcccacTCAGGTGGCCTGCCCCGTTTCTCCAACTGTGCCTCGTGTCGCCCTGGGCGGTCGGCTGTGGGTAGGGTTGGCCCCAGTTCTCTAAGTGAGGAATACCCGGCAGCCCCACCGGCCAGGCAGGCCCAATGGAGGACGAGGTAGCATCGCAGCCGCGCCCCGGCCTCgtgattttctttccttggtgCCTCTCGAATCTCTCTGAATTTCCCCCAGGACGGCCACTAGCCTGGGCCACACCAGCGTGACTTCTCGGCTGGGCTACTGCCATGTTAGGTTTCCTGTATCCATGCTGATCTCCACCCCAACAGTGTGCCACACAGCACAGAAGAGATTTTCGAGAAACGTGCACTGCAGACTTCACGGTttgcctgcctcctccctcacATATCACACACACCACTGGCCCTTGATAGCCCCACTCCAGCCCTGGTCCCTGATGTCCCCAATcttctccccaccttctcccagTAACTTCCAGTCATCTTTCCTACAGACAACATACAAAAGTATGTGTCTGCTGTGTGAATGTTTTCTGGCAACCGCCTTCCTCACTTTACTGACTGTCCCATGAAGCAGGGGTACATCTTGTTCTCCACACTGTCCCTGGCGCCCAGCATTCTACCGGCCCCCCAGTTTTCACTCAAAAATTCATCACTGAATGAATGCAGGAAGGGTTAGCACTTGTAGCACAGGACGTTGGGAAGCACAACAGGAACCTACCTTGATCGCGTGGCTGGCAAAACCCAGGCCGAGCTGTCGGCAGGCCACCATGGCTTCGCTGAGCCCCCAGTGATCGCTGCACACGGCCCCCCAGCGCTGGACTCCGTTCACCTCTACCTGCACCTCCACCACACCCTCCTCAGGGCTGCGCCCACCGGCCAGGCGCACCTGCAAGGGTCACAGGTGTGTGAGGAGTACAGTGGCCTCGGGAGGAGAGGGCTCAGGACAGCCAGCCTGGATCTGCCCGGCCTAGCTCGCTGTGCAGCCCTGGGCACGACACTCCTCTGGGTTCATCTCCTCTGTTCCTTGGGGACGTTTTGCTAGTGTCTGATGTCCCTGCCCACAAGGGACACCTGACTCCAGGTGCCTCACCTGCTCTGGTTTTTGTGCTCCTCTTACCTGAAATTCTACCATTAATGATGGCTTTGCCAATGGCAAAGGGCTTTCATATCTATTGTCCCATTCACAATAACCCTGTGAGATAATTAACCCCAATTTACAGAAGAAAGCCATGATCAGAGACACGAGCGATCGACTTGTCCACCATCCACGTCTGCAGGGCCCTTGAACTCTGACCTTCCCACGCAGCCTTGCCAGTGCCTCTCCCAGCACTGACAGTCCTGCGGCCCTCTGTCCTAGCCACCTTCGTTCGCAGCCTCACCGGGGGCCTGAGAGGCTGTGGTGGGACAGCGTATCTGCCTCAAGGGTGCCCGCCACCATTGGACATCTCTGAGGGGATGTGGGCCAGGCCAGGGGACTTCGAGGAGAGGGCTTTACAGACTGGCTCTGAGAAAGTGCCCACTGGTTTGATGTATCCTGGGGCTCTCTCTCAGGGCTTCCTAGCCCCCCAGCCTGAGGTCATGCCCAAGTCTGAGCTCACCTGATTCTGGAAGCCCATGTTAGGGACGTTGCACCTGACGGCGGCATCATTCTCATGTTGACAGCCATTCTGGGACCCTTCCAGGGAGGGGCAGTCACTGAGGGTCCGCTCATACCCCCTGCAGCGCACCTCACTCAGGTGGATGGGCCCCAGTCCtacgggggagagggagaggtgctGTGTAAGGCCCCATCTCTGTAACCCCACACCTGTGGTTTCCCCTCCATAGACAGGGAGACCTTCCTGTCCTGGGCCCTAGACACCAAGGGATGGAGCCACGGCACATCCAAAtcctcccgccccaccccaggcctcctcACCTACCTTGGCCCAGCTGCGCCCCAAAGAGGGCCTCCCGAGCAGAGCCAAAGCCAAGCTGACGACACACAATGCTGGCGGAGATGAGGTTCCATCCGTGGTCACAGACGGTACCCCACTGGTGGTTCCTGAGCACCTCCACCCGGCCTTCACCCACCTGGGCCCCAGAGCGGAGGCGCACCTTCGGCTCCTGCTGCGAGAAAACTAGCTTCAGGGCAGGCTGAGCCATGGCAGGGGGCCTGGGCCGGGCCCCTTCAAGCTGGGCGAGCCCATGACAGGGAGTTCCAGTCCCACGTCTGACAGCTCGGAGATATTACCTCCAATAAGccatttttctcaagtgctttCTTCATGACAAAGAGCCACCACACTGGCGGTAGTAGTAACAAGGGAACCTTAGGAGTTGGGGTTCTTGGGCTTCTCAAGCCTTCCTgatctctgggggggggggggggcgggggcgtgtTCCTTCCTTTTGTCCAGCCCTGGCTTCTTCCCTGTTCTTTGGGGCTGAACTAGATCGATGCTTCCCAAAGGGGTGTATGAGATGATTTGAGAGCTGCGCAGGGGCATGGCATTAATTAAGCTGACACACAGTGGGGAAGTTACTCCTCCGGTCCCTCCTGTTTCATGGAGGAGGCCATCCCACTGTGGGGCCGCCATGTCTGTAACACCTCACCGGCACTTAGGCGTTGCTTTTTATAACAAAGGGCCAGGCTCAGGTTCAATACCTTCGGGCCTCAAATGGGTGTTAGCTACGATGTAATTACTGTTTTTATGGTTGCCTTCTATTCATGACAAGTGATGTCAGCTTTCCATTTATGGTCGGGATATAAATGGTTCCTTTTAAATAAATCCCAAGTTTCTACCATGCTGTGTCCTCCTCCCAGTCTGCACCAATGCCTCCTTGGTGGGGgcgggcctcccctcccctcccctcccctccggccTGTCCTGGAGAGCCTCTCCCCACTGGTTCCTGCTCAGATCCAGCCCAACCCACCTCTGCCCAGGATTCCTTGCGCCCAGGCTTTGCCTTCGCAGGGCGGAAGCGGGGCCCTGCCACACAGCTGACCACAGCGTGCATGCCACCTGGGCAGGCTGGCCGCAGCTTGCCCCGTGCTGGAGCCACCTGCACCTGGCAGTTggccatgtggggctctgtccccAGGCAGTTGACCTGGTGGATCCAGAAGGAATtcttctgtgtcaggctcttcaGCCTGGAAGACAAGGGAgactgagggtggggaggggttgagggagcTCAGGAGTCAGGGAGGCCAAGGCACTGCGGAGGAAAGGGACACGCCCTCCCCTTCATGCCACACCCCTCTGTACCCTCCCCTAAGGATGCTGCTCCTCACCTAGACTTGGGGTCCTTCATCTTCAAATTCCAGACTTTCCTAGGTGGGAGAAAACAGGTGGGGATGGAGTGGGTGCAGGAGACCCCCTGGGCCCTGGCTCCTCAGAACTGTTCTTGAGTTTGCACTGGAACTCTGTCTGTAAACTTGGCCGCATTATGTCAATGCTGAGCTTCAGCCCTGGCACGGGATCTCTGCGCAGACACCGATGATCTCCATTTCTCAGGGAGAAAAGCGGGGCCCAGCAAGGTACCTCGACTAGTCCCCAACGGGGGTTTCTTCGGCACTGGACCGCCCCTGAGTGGGCAGCCCCCGGCTCGCCCTCTCCCCACATGCGGATGAAGGGGAGCCTTGAGGGAGCGCCCTGAGAAAAGGGGAGAGGTCCTGGGGGGCGGGTGCAAGCTGGAGACCTTGGTGGTGGGGGCTGCCCACTCAGAGGCTATAATCAGGGCTGCCCTCCTCCTCATGGGTGCTGGGCCAGTCAGCCAGGCCCAGAGGTGCAATTACCAGGCAGTAGGGAGTCAGGGGCCCTCATCCCAGTCATCCCCAGGGACGGAGCCACGCGCGCCTGGTCTTTGGGAGCGGGCCCAGGTAAGACAGAAACACAGGACAGAGCCACCAAACCAACTGGAGGTGTGCAAGGGGGCGACCACTCAGATGCAGGGTGGGGGCGTTTGCCCTTGACGAGAAACACATCTAGTTTTCACTAGCACAGAGCTGGTACCATTTAGAGGCTGATGCAATCTTGTGACAGTTCTGTCACGTTTTTGACAgagtatttttatgtttcctcTCCCAAATGCTGCCCCACCCCATGTCCTGCTCACA
The genomic region above belongs to Felis catus isolate Fca126 chromosome D2, F.catus_Fca126_mat1.0, whole genome shotgun sequence and contains:
- the LOXL4 gene encoding lysyl oxidase homolog 4 isoform X2; the protein is MWSLPAALSLLMLLLLLLQAPPCRLQSLGTTKLRLVGPGSRPEEGRLEVLYQGQWGTVCDDDFALQEATVACRQLGFETALTWAHSAKYGQGEGPIWLDNVRCMGTESSLDQCMSNGWGVSDCSHSEDIGVVCHPQRQRGYLSERVSNALGPQGRRLEEVRLKPILASAKRHSLVTEGAVEVRYEGHWRQVCDQGWTRNNSKVVCGMLGFPSEAPVNSHYYRKVWNLKMKDPKSRLKSLTQKNSFWIHQVNCLGTEPHMANCQVQVAPARGKLRPACPGGMHAVVSCVAGPRFRPAKAKPGRKESWAEEPKVRLRSGAQVGEGRVEVLRNHQWGTVCDHGWNLISASIVCRQLGFGSAREALFGAQLGQGLGPIHLSEVRCRGYERTLSDCPSLEGSQNGCQHENDAAVRCNVPNMGFQNQVRLAGGRSPEEGVVEVQVEVNGVQRWGAVCSDHWGLSEAMVACRQLGLGFASHAIKDTWYWQGTPGAGEVVMSGVRCSGTELALQQCSRHGPVHCSHGAGRFSAGVSCTDSAPDLVMNAQLVQETAYLEDRPLSQLYCAHEENCLSQSADLMDWPYGHRRLLRFSSQIYNLGRADFRPKTGRHSWIWHQCHRHYHSIEVFTHYDLLTLNGSKVAEGHKASFCLEDTNCPTGLQKRYACANFGEQGVTVGCWDTYRHDIDCQWVDITDVGPGNYIFQVVVNPKYEVAESDFSNNMMRCRCKYDGHRVWLHNCHTGDSYRANAELSLEQEQRLRNNLI
- the LOXL4 gene encoding lysyl oxidase homolog 4 isoform X1; protein product: MWSLPAALSLLMLLLLLLQAPPCRLQSLGTTKLRLVGPGSRPEEGRLEVLYQGQWGTVCDDDFALQEATVACRQLGFETALTWAHSAKYGQGEGPIWLDNVRCMGTESSLDQCMSNGWGVSDCSHSEDIGVVCHPQRQRGYLSERVSNALGPQGRRLEEVRLKPILASAKRHSLVTEGAVEVRYEGHWRQVCDQGWTRNNSKVVCGMLGFPSEAPVNSHYYRKVWNLKMKDPKSRLKSLTQKNSFWIHQVNCLGTEPHMANCQVQVAPARGKLRPACPGGMHAVVSCVAGPRFRPAKAKPGRKESWAEQEPKVRLRSGAQVGEGRVEVLRNHQWGTVCDHGWNLISASIVCRQLGFGSAREALFGAQLGQGLGPIHLSEVRCRGYERTLSDCPSLEGSQNGCQHENDAAVRCNVPNMGFQNQVRLAGGRSPEEGVVEVQVEVNGVQRWGAVCSDHWGLSEAMVACRQLGLGFASHAIKDTWYWQGTPGAGEVVMSGVRCSGTELALQQCSRHGPVHCSHGAGRFSAGVSCTDSAPDLVMNAQLVQETAYLEDRPLSQLYCAHEENCLSQSADLMDWPYGHRRLLRFSSQIYNLGRADFRPKTGRHSWIWHQCHRHYHSIEVFTHYDLLTLNGSKVAEGHKASFCLEDTNCPTGLQKRYACANFGEQGVTVGCWDTYRHDIDCQWVDITDVGPGNYIFQVVVNPKYEVAESDFSNNMMRCRCKYDGHRVWLHNCHTGDSYRANAELSLEQEQRLRNNLI